The following coding sequences are from one Leptospira mayottensis 200901116 window:
- a CDS encoding putative lipoprotein, translated as MKHIQKLLISLTLGLTIISLNHCFIFESISTGAQSLSKSSDSLESLSKSIKSLSVSVSSIFSSSSGNDEEKEKAYLKDVRDLTAMHFENGFQEIEFKNDLSTLAFRNGLTNWKSLRVTYLGIGSGLRKVGINEDKFQTFVQGLGTSKPEIVESIRKGFHQL; from the coding sequence ATGAAACACATTCAAAAACTACTCATCTCTCTAACACTAGGACTTACCATAATCAGTCTCAACCACTGTTTTATTTTTGAATCTATCTCCACCGGAGCCCAATCTCTCAGTAAATCTTCCGATTCATTAGAAAGCCTTTCCAAATCAATCAAGTCACTTTCTGTTTCCGTAAGTTCCATTTTTTCTTCTTCCTCTGGCAACGACGAAGAGAAAGAAAAAGCGTATCTCAAAGACGTTCGCGATTTAACTGCAATGCACTTTGAAAATGGATTTCAAGAAATTGAATTCAAAAACGATCTCTCTACTTTAGCGTTTCGAAACGGACTCACGAATTGGAAGTCGTTGCGAGTAACATATCTAGGAATAGGAAGCGGACTTAGAAAAGTGGGAATAAACGAAGATAAGTTTCAAACCTTCGTACAAGGGCTCGGAACTTCCAAGCCGGAAATCGTAGAGTCCATTCGTAAAGGATTCCATCAACTCTGA
- a CDS encoding glycoside hydrolase family 36 protein: MKAILRYKVYENSFTSSFEISGKGTKTSSDCGNFSLSLGHKKTGKNETFKPHLEWIGEQRPKAGTEIINLEIELPPHTLSEPKIFQQGYQSWSLSTVHSLSDADESPRLDFLRYSQENFYTNHSGVGGDWQSEGMILLISSAKDSHYFAGAIGPGEQGVKFRVISPQRKEELENSKKKSWIPDSGISLVYDFYRYEDFRGNKLSLTPVVVTRFTLGPEAFLKKYFSELGKTHKVKLSTTPVPTGWCSWYQYYTKISEKIILKNLALVREKKLPIQFFQIDDGYQKEIGDWLTTNDQFPGGMRLLAEEIRREKLTPGIWLAPFLVRKKSEFYQKYPEAILKDRDGKPVPALWNPHWGMDYTYCIDVTHPTSRDFLENILKTIVKNNGYPYLKLDFLYAALLPGWTYDRSISPHKRYTDTIRFIRKVVGKDVFLLGCGAPIYPSIGLFDAMRIGCDVAPFWEREKTRILAKDKHALSTERALINDITRSSMHRNLWYNDPDCLLVRESKNHMTPAQTQLMASVMAVSGGMILVSDDLSLIGEERLALLRKTLELGVKCRNKTPVPIGLASGSFPSALYNPAGFLGIWNPSEEENTIEIQVPFISKLKQFPDYWTGKVPESLEYFSKSGVLKLKLPAFGSVVLQTAKVV; encoded by the coding sequence ATGAAAGCCATTTTAAGATACAAAGTCTATGAGAATTCTTTTACATCCTCATTTGAAATTTCCGGCAAAGGAACCAAAACTTCCAGCGACTGCGGAAATTTTTCCCTTTCCCTTGGTCATAAGAAAACGGGGAAGAACGAAACATTCAAACCACATCTCGAATGGATCGGAGAACAAAGACCCAAAGCCGGAACCGAAATTATCAATCTGGAAATAGAACTTCCGCCGCACACGTTGAGCGAACCGAAGATCTTCCAACAAGGTTATCAATCTTGGAGCCTTTCCACCGTTCACTCTCTTTCTGATGCGGATGAATCTCCAAGGTTGGATTTCCTTCGATATTCCCAGGAGAATTTTTATACGAATCATTCCGGTGTCGGAGGGGATTGGCAGAGTGAAGGAATGATACTTCTGATATCTTCCGCAAAGGATTCGCATTATTTTGCGGGGGCAATCGGTCCCGGAGAACAAGGAGTAAAGTTCAGAGTCATTTCCCCTCAAAGAAAAGAAGAACTGGAAAATTCCAAAAAGAAATCCTGGATTCCCGATTCCGGAATTTCCTTGGTTTACGACTTTTATCGTTACGAAGATTTCAGAGGGAATAAACTTTCCCTCACTCCAGTTGTAGTAACTCGTTTTACTCTAGGCCCGGAAGCATTTTTAAAAAAGTATTTCAGCGAATTAGGAAAAACTCATAAAGTTAAACTCTCCACGACGCCCGTTCCAACCGGATGGTGTTCTTGGTATCAATACTACACGAAAATTTCCGAAAAGATCATTTTGAAAAACCTCGCACTTGTAAGAGAGAAAAAACTTCCGATTCAATTTTTTCAAATCGACGACGGTTATCAAAAAGAGATCGGAGACTGGCTGACCACAAACGATCAATTTCCCGGAGGAATGAGGCTTTTAGCCGAAGAAATCAGAAGGGAAAAATTGACTCCGGGGATTTGGCTCGCACCCTTTCTCGTCAGAAAAAAATCCGAATTCTATCAGAAATATCCCGAAGCCATCCTCAAAGATCGAGACGGAAAGCCCGTGCCTGCACTTTGGAACCCTCACTGGGGAATGGACTACACGTATTGTATAGACGTCACCCATCCCACCTCCCGGGATTTCTTAGAGAATATCCTAAAAACGATCGTTAAGAATAATGGATATCCGTATCTCAAACTAGACTTCTTATACGCCGCCCTTCTTCCTGGTTGGACCTACGATCGGAGTATCTCGCCTCACAAACGTTATACGGACACGATTCGGTTTATCCGTAAAGTCGTAGGTAAAGACGTGTTCCTTCTTGGATGCGGAGCGCCCATTTATCCGTCAATCGGACTCTTTGATGCGATGAGGATCGGTTGCGACGTGGCGCCTTTCTGGGAAAGAGAAAAAACGAGAATTCTTGCAAAGGACAAACATGCGCTCAGTACCGAAAGAGCCTTGATTAACGACATTACTCGTTCTTCGATGCACAGAAACTTATGGTATAACGATCCGGATTGCCTTTTGGTTCGAGAAAGTAAAAATCACATGACTCCCGCACAAACTCAGTTGATGGCAAGCGTAATGGCAGTGAGCGGTGGAATGATTCTCGTGAGCGACGATCTCTCCCTAATCGGAGAAGAAAGACTCGCACTCTTAAGGAAAACACTGGAACTAGGAGTCAAGTGCAGAAATAAAACTCCCGTTCCGATCGGACTTGCTTCTGGATCGTTTCCATCGGCGCTTTACAATCCCGCGGGCTTTTTAGGAATTTGGAATCCAAGCGAAGAAGAAAATACGATCGAAATTCAAGTTCCTTTCATCTCTAAACTCAAACAATTTCCGGATTACTGGACAGGAAAAGTTCCCGAGTCCCTGGAGTATTTTTCAAAAAGTGGAGTTCTCAAATTAAAACTTCCGGCATTTGGTTCCGTGGTATTACAAACCGCAAAAGTTGTTTGA
- a CDS encoding ribonuclease D, producing the protein MPPKPSTIKPELFLGDLSGKRFEEYKADDRLAVDCEMMGLNPRRDRLCVVQICGSSNNVSLVQILPDQKEAPLLKSLFENPEIVKIFHFARMDSLFLRYRLGIFLENVFCTKIASKLARTYTDKHGLKDLIKEFYDEVIDKKNQSSDWGKKILTKNQIEYASGDVKYLISLEQKLTEILVREGRDSLAREAFRCLPVFNQIDWLEMPSLFEH; encoded by the coding sequence ATGCCTCCAAAACCTTCAACTATAAAACCAGAGCTTTTTCTCGGAGATCTTTCGGGAAAAAGATTTGAAGAGTATAAGGCGGATGATCGCCTAGCGGTCGACTGCGAAATGATGGGACTCAATCCTAGAAGAGACAGGCTTTGTGTTGTGCAGATTTGCGGCTCTTCCAATAACGTGAGTTTGGTTCAAATTCTCCCCGATCAAAAAGAAGCTCCATTACTTAAGTCCCTGTTCGAAAATCCGGAAATCGTAAAAATTTTTCATTTTGCGAGAATGGATTCTCTCTTTCTCCGTTATCGTTTAGGAATCTTTTTGGAGAACGTTTTTTGTACGAAAATTGCGAGTAAACTTGCGCGGACATACACAGACAAGCACGGTCTTAAGGATCTTATCAAGGAGTTTTACGACGAGGTGATCGATAAGAAAAATCAGTCTTCCGATTGGGGAAAGAAAATTCTTACCAAGAATCAAATCGAGTATGCAAGTGGCGATGTAAAATATCTGATTTCCCTCGAACAAAAACTCACAGAGATCCTCGTCAGGGAAGGCAGGGATTCCCTTGCTAGAGAGGCTTTTCGTTGTCTTCCCGTTTTTAATCAGATTGATTGGCTTGAGATGCCTTCCCTTTTCGAACATTGA